One Parasphingorhabdus cellanae genomic region harbors:
- the purB gene encoding adenylosuccinate lyase — protein MIPRYSRPEMVAIWEPESKFQIWFEIEAHATDALAELGVVPKEAAAAIWAKGKFDVARIDEIEREVKHDVIAFLTNVAENVGEEARFMHQGMTSSDVLDTCVAVQLTRATDILLADMDKLLAAIKTRAYEHKLTPTIGRSHGIHGEPVTFGMKLAQAYAEFERNRDRLVLARKEVATCAISGAVGTFANIDPKVEAHVAEKMGLEIEPVSTQVIPRDRHAQYFATLAVVASSVERLAVEIRHLQRTEVLEAEEYFSPGQKGSSAMPHKRNPILTENLTGLARMVRSYALPAMENVALWHERDISHSSVERMIGPDATITLDFALARLTGVIEKLLIYPERMQKNLDRMGGLVHSQRVLLALTQAGISREDSYRIVQRNAMKVWESDGEIALLDLLKADPDVTGKLSDAELEERFNLDYHFKHIDTIFARVFGE, from the coding sequence ATGATACCGCGCTATTCCCGCCCCGAAATGGTTGCCATTTGGGAGCCTGAATCCAAGTTCCAAATCTGGTTTGAAATAGAAGCGCATGCCACTGATGCGCTCGCTGAATTAGGCGTGGTTCCCAAGGAAGCAGCAGCAGCGATCTGGGCCAAAGGGAAATTTGACGTTGCGCGGATTGACGAGATTGAACGCGAAGTGAAGCATGATGTCATCGCCTTTCTGACGAATGTTGCCGAAAATGTCGGTGAAGAGGCGCGTTTCATGCATCAAGGCATGACGTCGAGCGACGTACTCGACACGTGCGTTGCGGTGCAGCTGACCCGCGCCACCGATATTTTGCTGGCCGATATGGACAAGCTGCTCGCGGCGATCAAAACCCGTGCTTATGAGCATAAATTGACCCCGACCATCGGCCGCAGCCACGGTATTCATGGCGAGCCCGTCACCTTCGGAATGAAACTGGCGCAGGCTTATGCCGAATTTGAACGAAATCGCGATCGACTGGTCCTCGCGCGCAAGGAAGTCGCAACCTGTGCCATATCCGGCGCGGTCGGCACGTTTGCCAATATCGATCCCAAGGTCGAAGCGCATGTGGCGGAAAAAATGGGTCTCGAAATTGAGCCTGTCTCAACACAAGTCATTCCCCGCGACCGCCATGCACAATATTTTGCCACGCTGGCGGTTGTAGCTTCCTCCGTAGAGCGACTTGCGGTTGAAATTCGCCATTTGCAACGCACCGAAGTGCTGGAAGCCGAGGAATATTTTTCGCCGGGTCAAAAAGGCTCCAGCGCAATGCCGCACAAGCGCAACCCGATTCTGACCGAAAATCTGACCGGTCTTGCTCGCATGGTGCGCAGCTATGCTCTGCCCGCGATGGAAAATGTCGCCTTGTGGCATGAGCGCGATATCTCGCACAGTTCGGTCGAGCGCATGATCGGCCCTGATGCCACGATCACCTTGGACTTTGCCCTCGCCCGTCTAACCGGAGTCATTGAAAAACTGCTCATCTATCCAGAGCGTATGCAGAAAAATCTCGATCGGATGGGCGGCCTTGTGCACTCTCAGCGGGTTCTGCTGGCGCTGACTCAAGCGGGTATCAGCCGCGAAGACAGTTACCGGATTGTTCAACGCAACGCTATGAAGGTTTGGGAATCGGATGGCGAAATCGCACTGCTCGATCTGCTCAAAGCCGATCCTGATGTCACCGGGAAGTTGTCAGATGCCGAGCTGGAAGAACGGTTTAATCTGGATTATCACTTCAAGCATATCGATACGATTTTTGCCCGCGTTTTTGGTGAATAA
- a CDS encoding 6-phosphofructokinase yields the protein MRLAVLTGGGDVPGLNPCIRSIAMSAWQRGWDVIGLRRGWEGVLETDPTDPWSLENSAMVLDKDAVRGIDRQGGTILHSSRCDPRVTPDGDQTQKVLDILDALKVDALITMGGDGTLRFSAHLASLGRNVISIPKTMDNDVFGTDYCIGFSTAVTRSVEAINALRTTVASHERIAVIELFGRRSGETALLSGFLSQADRTVIAEVPVDIDQLLPLLLADKANNPESYAICLVSEGAKLAGNEVDDAEISKSNTNRIGVNIGTQLAREIEARSPERTIVQELAYLMRAGEPDAMDRMVGFAFGALAVQLIEEGRTSNMVCLTDGNYGVVPIGTLLEGTKGVNVSGLYDARQYRANLVQIEDMPMFLY from the coding sequence ATGCGTCTGGCAGTATTAACCGGCGGCGGCGACGTTCCGGGCCTCAACCCTTGCATCCGGTCAATTGCGATGTCGGCTTGGCAGCGCGGCTGGGATGTTATTGGCCTGCGCCGGGGCTGGGAAGGGGTGCTGGAGACCGATCCGACGGATCCCTGGTCGCTGGAAAATTCCGCGATGGTGCTCGACAAGGATGCGGTGCGCGGGATTGACCGGCAAGGTGGAACCATATTGCACAGCTCTCGGTGTGACCCGCGGGTAACCCCCGACGGAGATCAGACACAAAAGGTTCTCGACATATTGGATGCACTGAAAGTGGATGCTCTCATCACAATGGGCGGTGATGGTACATTGCGGTTTTCAGCCCATCTCGCCAGTTTGGGGCGCAATGTGATTTCCATCCCGAAGACGATGGATAACGATGTTTTTGGTACCGATTATTGTATCGGCTTTTCCACTGCTGTCACACGGTCAGTGGAAGCGATTAATGCGCTCCGAACCACGGTAGCGAGCCATGAACGGATAGCCGTTATCGAGCTGTTCGGGCGCCGGTCCGGAGAGACCGCTTTGTTATCCGGTTTTCTGTCTCAGGCTGATCGTACCGTTATTGCAGAAGTACCGGTGGATATTGATCAGCTATTGCCGCTATTGCTTGCAGACAAAGCAAATAATCCGGAAAGTTACGCCATTTGCCTGGTGTCAGAAGGCGCCAAGTTGGCAGGCAACGAAGTTGATGACGCCGAGATCAGCAAATCCAACACCAATCGTATCGGCGTGAATATCGGTACTCAATTGGCGAGAGAAATCGAGGCGCGGTCGCCCGAACGCACCATCGTGCAGGAATTGGCCTATCTGATGCGCGCTGGCGAACCCGATGCGATGGATCGGATGGTCGGCTTTGCATTTGGCGCTTTGGCGGTGCAGCTAATAGAGGAGGGCCGGACGTCCAACATGGTTTGCCTGACCGACGGCAATTATGGCGTTGTGCCTATTGGAACGCTGCTGGAAGGCACCAAAGGCGTGAATGTTTCTGGTTTATATGATGCGCGTCAATATCGCGCCAATCTTGTGCAGATAGAGGACATGCCGATGTTTCTATATTGA